Part of the Deinococcus sp. QL22 genome is shown below.
CTGGGCATCTCGCGCCCTACCATCTACAGTTACTTCACCTCAACAGAAGGCGTCCTTGACGCACTGCTGGACGAACGCCTCGATACCCTCCTGACCCTGCTTGAACCTCTTCTAAACACGCCTCCGGAAACCGAAGAAGGTTCCAACCGCATCGAAGCCATTTTCGAACTGCTGCTCCGGGAACGGGACACCTTTTCCTTGCTGCACAGCGGCGGAGGTCCAACGTTCCGGCAGCGGCGGCATGACTTCCTCAACAAGATCGGTCAACGGCTTCCTCTAGTTCCCAATCCCCCAGGTCAGGAGTACGCCACCCTGCTGCTGATCATCACGACTCTGCTTGACAGCCTGGTGTACCGCGCCGCGAACGATCCCACGGTAAACGCGACAGAACTTGCACGGGCCCTGCAGAAGTTCGTGCAAGGTGGCGCACGCGAACTTCTGCAGGGCTCGGTTGATTCAGTGCAGTCCAAAGGATAACCCGTCCTCTCGCAGCGCCTTCACCAGAGAAAGAACGCGGCAGAAAGCCCGTTGGGCCCACACATCTGGTGGCTTGTTCCTTAAGAGGTCAGAGCGTTGCTGGGAGAGAACCCCCGTCCGGATTGATTCGCTGATCTGACCTGCATTCCAGGTAGAGCTCAACACCTATTCCTCAGCGGAGACCTGGACTTGGCTGAGCAGATAGAGTGAAAGTATCTCCAACGCTCCCTGCCCGAATTGCAACCACTGGAAGCTCAGCTGGCTCAAGTGCGGACTGAATTTCACGGTACCAAGGCGCGTCCCCAGCTGCACAGCTCACCTCAAATCAACCACCCAGCCAGAATCAGCCTTGAACCCCGAAGGTTGAGCGCCAGAAGACTGGCCAGTCGTGAGGCGCATGCCGAGGCTCTCCAGGCAAGATGCTCATGTGGATACATCTTCAGTAGGCGCAGCGCTGACCGGGCCATTGCTCAGGGAATAGAGTAGTCGCTATGAGCAGCTTCCCGAGCCTCGGCATGCGCCTCACGACCCTGCTGCTGCGCACCCAACCCAAACTGCTGGCGGATGCCCAAACTTACCGCCAGATCAAGCAGCACCGGACATATCCACAGCCCGCTTCTCTTCCCGACTCCCTTCAACTCTTGACCTTCATTCGTGAAGAAGAAGTGGACGGTCAGGTCGTGTACACCCTCAAACCCAAGGCTGGCCGCAGCGACTGGCATTTTATCTATACCCACGGCGGCGTGTTTGTAGAAGCGCTGATCAGCCCGCACTGGTACATCATCGAGCAATTGATTCTCCACACTGGCGCGACCGTCACGGTGCCGCTCTACCCGCTCACGCCAGAACACACCTACCGCGAGACGTTCCCATTGCTCACCGAGGTGTACCGGCAGGTTCTCGCCTCCACATCTCCGGAGAAGGTCATCTTGTGCGGCGACTCGGCAGGCGGAAATCTGGCGCTCACGCAGGCCCTCCACTACCGTGACCTGGGGCTGCCCCTGCCCGGACGGTTGCTGCTGTTTTCTCCATGGCTGGACCTGTCGATGTCCAACCCTGAGATGACGGCCATTGAGCCGCATGACCCGATGTTGGCGCGGCCCGGCTCCCGTGAGGCGGCCAAGTGGTGGGCAGGTGGCGATGACCTCCGCCTCCCGCTCCTCAGTCCGCTGCACGCCGACCTGCGCGGGTTGCCTCCGATGGACGTGTTTCAGGGAGAGCTAGACATCCTTTGGCCAGATACGCGGCGGCTGGCCCAACAGGTTCAGGCGGCAGGAGGAACCCTGCGGCTGCATCCCTATCCCGGGGCCTTTCATGTGTTCATGGCGGCCACCTACACGCCGGAAGCGCAGGATGTCTTCCGCCAGATCGGTCGGCTGCTGAGCTACAGCCCGAGGGCGGTCAAGCGCACTGGGCTGATCAAACTGGTGTCGCTGCCCCCAGTGCGTCTCGTGGTTTACCTGTCTGAGCGTGCTCAGCAGCGCCGCAACTCAGATGCCCCAAGGGAGGGAGCGGGCAAGCACCGGCCCTTGGGGATCCTGCTGGCCGTCCTCGCCCTGTGGCTGTGGCAGCGCCGGAAGTAAAGCGCACATGTGGTTCTCGTTCAATCCCTTGCTGTCCTCAGGTGAGACAAGGTGTATGAACGGGCGCTCTATTGACGGCCCTTTGTGACCTGTTGTCCTTCAACACGGACAGTGTGGTCAGTCGTCCAGGACTGTTCCAGACCCCCCACCATCAGGCTGATGTTGACTCTTTGACCTAAAGCGATGCGGCGGCTGTTCTTTATCAGGGACTGCAAACGTATACACGGTCGCCTGTCTGTAGGTTGAACAGGGCACTCCACCCCTGGCCAGACCTGTATTCGCAGCCCTCCAGCCATCAGTTGCTTACACCGTTGCCTATTGCAACCGTGACTCTTCCCCCGTAACTCCGGGCTCAGGTTCAAGGACAGAGATTTGCGTCCTCAAGGCGGTGAGATGACGGTGCATCCGCCTGGCGGCTGCCTCCGTGTCACCGGTATGAAGCGCCCGAACGAGGCCATCATGCACCCCCACCAGTTCCTGCATTTGGACTGGTCCAGGGGGATGGGTCGCCGCGGCCGAATAAATCAGATCAATCAACGCGTCGACGAACAGACTCAAGATCGGGTTGTGGGCGGCCTCTACAATGCGGCGCACAAAGCCCAGGTTCAGGCGCGCGACCGTATCGAACGTGACAACCTGAAAATCCAGATCCTGGTACTGCTGCGCAATGGCGCGCAGGTCTGCGAGGTCCTGTGGCTGTGCCCGCTCCGCCGCCAGTCGCGCGCAGGTCACGGCGAGTTCCTGCCACGCGTCCAATAAGGCGTCTGAGCTAACACCAGACAGGTGGCGAAAGGCCTCAACGGTGCGCCCCAGTGGGGCGGTGATGGGCTGTCCCACCAAAATGCCTCCACCTGGACCAGTTTTGGTTCGCACCAGTCCTTCGCGCTCAAGCATGCGAACGCTCTCGCGAACCCCAGCCCGACTGATTCCTGTGGCCTGCTGCAGCGCACGTTCAGAACAGATGCGCTCTCCAGGCTGGAGGTTCCGTTCCCGAACTTCGTGCTGAATAAAGGCCACGACGCTGTCGCTGGCACGGGGCCTAGATGGCGCAGGGGAAATGGGCATGCACATTCAAGCTACTACCTTTCGACTGGCCAAGCACATCTGTCCCTCGATTGAGTATACTCAATTCATTCCAACTGATGATGGGCCCTTGGGTCCATTCGCTTTGCCTGATTCGTTGGGCCGGAGGATCCATGGATTTTATGCTGAACGACGAAGAACGGCAGCTTGAGCAGCTCGCACGCACTTTTACCCAGCGCGAAATCGTACCTGCCGCTGCCGCACTTGACCGCGAAAAACGCTTTCCCCAGGCCATCTACGACCAGGCGCTCAAGCTGGGCTTGCTCAATCTGACCATTCCTGAAGCGTACGGCGGCGCGGGCCTGGGCTGCCTGGCCCTCACCTTGGTCACCGAACAATTTGCACGTGGCTGCGTCGGCGTTGCCGCGGTGCTGGGGATCAACGCTCTGGCCGCAGACGCCATCATCCACCATGGGAACGAAGAACAGAAAAACTGGGTGCTGCCGCGTCTTGTCGCCGGAGAGCTCGCCAGTTACGCCGCCACCGAACCGGGCGCCGGCAGCGACGTGGCCGGTCTGCAGACGCGCGCTGTGCGGGACGGTGACGACTACGTCCTGTCCGGCAACAAGATCTGGATCAGCAATGCCACCCACGCTTCCTTGTTCGTCGTGTTTGCCCGAACCGGGCCGCAGCCTGGCGCCGCAGGGCTGAGCGCCTTCATTGTGGAACGGGACACGCCTGGCCTGAGGGTGGGTGAACCGCTCGACAAACTGGGCCAGCGCTGCGCACCCACCAGTGAGGTGTTTTTCGATGGCTGCCGGGTGCCGCTGACTCAGCGGATCGGGGAAGAAGGCCAGGGGTTCAAGATCGCGATGGACGCTTTTGACCATTCACGGCCGATGGTTGCGGCCTTCGGGGTCGGGGTTCATGCCCGCTGTCTGGAAGAAAGCCTGGCCTACGCCCAGACCCGCCAGAGCATGGGGCAACCGATTATCCGTCATCAACTGGTGGCGGCCAAGCTGGCTGAGATGTCCACGTCGCTGGACGCCGCTCGGCTGCTGACCTACCGGGCCGCCTGGTTAATCGATCACGGGCACCGCAACACTCTGGCGGCGTCGCAGGCGAAGCTGTTTGCTGCTGAAAGCGTGATGCAGGCCGCCACCGAAGCCGTACAGATCTTTGGAGGGATGGGGTACTCCACCGAGTACCCCGTCGAAAAGCTCTTCCGTGACGCCAAGGTCCTTCAGATCTACGAAGGCACCAGCGAAATTCAGAAACTGGTGATCGCGCGGGAACTACAACGCTGAACGCCAGCTGGCAGCGTCAGGAGACAGAATGAACCTGAAGGAAAAGACTGTACTGGTCACGGGCGCCGCGTCAGGACTCGGCGCGGGAACTGCCCGGATGATTGCTGCTGCCGGAGGTTATCCCCTGCTTGTTGACCTGAATGTCGAAGCTGGAGAGCAGCTTGCGGCTGCACTTGGTGGCCTGTTCGTTCGGGCCGACGTCACCAGTGAAACCGATCTGCAACGGGTCATCCAGGCTGGACAGGCTCACTTTGGAGGACTGCACGGGGCCGTGAGCTGTGCAGGCATCGCCCCGGCAGCAACCACCGCCGGGAAACACGGCCCTCATCCACTGGACCTGTTTGAACGCGTGATCCGCGTGAACCTGATCGGCACTTTCAACGTTCTACGCTTAGCAGCACAGGCCATGCTGGAGAATGTGCCGAATAAGGAGGGTGAACGCGGGGTCATTGTCAATACCGCCTCGGTCGCTGCCTTCGATGGACAGGTGGGCCAGGCGGCGTATGCCGCCAGCAAGGGAGGCGTCGCTGGGATGACCTTGCCGATTGCCCGTGACCTCGCGCGCCATGGCATCCGGGTCATGACCATTGCCCCAGGTATTTTTGAGACGCCCATGCTGGCCGGTTTGCCCCAGGGCGTGCAGGCGTCACTGGGCGCGCAAGTTCCTTTTCCCTCTCGGCTCGGCCGCGCGGACGAGTTCGCCGGGTTAGTCCGGCACATCTTTGAAAACGTGATGCTCAATGGTGAAACCATCCGCCTGGACGGCGCCGTCCGAATGGCTCCCAGGTGAGCGGAATCACCAGCAACCGACTGCGGCAGACCACATGCACCAGCACGCGGGGGCTGCATCCACACAGGAGTCCTGATGAATGAAGCGGTGATTGTAGAAGCGGTTCGTACCCCCTATGCGCGGCGCGGCGGTGCTTACCGGGAAGTTCGGCCTGATGCCCTGCTGGCCTACACGCTCCAGGGCCTGATGGACCGTGCGGGTCTCGACCCCGCCCGGATTGAGGACGTGGTCACAGGCGCGGTCACGCAAACAGGTGAGCAGGGGGCAAACATCGGCCGCCTCGCGGTCATGATGGCAGGCTTTCCGGTGCACGTCCCGGCCGTGAGCCTCAACCGCATGTGTGGCAGCGGGCAACAGGCGATTCATTTCGCAGCGCAGGGGGTTCACGCTGGTGACCAGACGTACGCCATCGGATGTGGTGTGGAATCCATGACCCGCAGCCCGATGTTCAGCGACATCGGCGGCGGGTTCGAGCGCCTGAACCCAGAACTCCTGAGAAAGGTGAATCTGATCCACCAGGGCGAAAGTGCTGAGCGGATTGCTGACCGCTGGAAGTTAACGCGCACCGACCTGGATACCTACGCTGCACGGAGCCACCGCCGTGCAGCCGCCGCCCGGACACGCCATACGGAACTGCTGCCCGCTCCCGGCGTGGATGCCGCAGGTGAGCCTCTCATGCTGACGGCGGATGAGGGCGTACGTGACCCGGTATCTCTCGATAAAATGGCCTCTTTGACACCGGCTTTCCGGGAGAACGGCGTCATTACTGCGGGAAATTCAAGTCAGATCAGTGACGGCGCGGCGGCTGTGCTGGTTGGAGACCGCGCCGCGGTACTCGCGGACGGCCTGCAGATGCGCGCGCGCTTCCGCGCCCGCGTTGCGGTCGGTGACGACCCCACGCTGCAACTGATGGGGGTGATCCCCGCGACCCACAAAGCCCTAAAGAAGTCCGGCCTGACCCTGGCAGACCTTGACTGGATCGAGATTAACGAGGCGTTCGCGTCCGTTGTGCTCGCGTGGATCCGTGAATTTGGTGCCGACCCAGAAAAGGTGAATCCGTGGGGTGGGGCCATCGCGCATGGTCATCCGCTCGGCGCCAGCGGGGCGGGTTTGACCGCGAAGATGCTCGCTGGACTTGAAGCCACTGACGGAACCTTGGGTCTACAGGTGATGTGCATTGGGCATGGAATGGCGACCGCCACAATCATTGAGCGCCTTTGAAGAAGGGGCCCATTGCGCACAGGTGGAAGTTGGGGATGCCTCGCTTGGCGGCTCTTCCGCACTGGCGACTCGCAAGCCCTGTCAAGTGTCCTTGACCAGTAGCCCCACCCCCACAATCGCGCCTAGGGCTCGCAGGGCAGGCTCTAATACGATCTGAAAAACCGCGGAGCCGCTCGCCAGCTGAAGATCAAGCTCGCGAACCGAACCTGCGGTGGGGCTCAGACCGCGAATCTATGGGTTTGGTGATAGATCGGAATTTTGTCTTTGGACATGCAGGCACTCTTCTTAAGCGCGGGCTCAAGCGGGCATGCAGTATCCCTCATGGGACAGGGGGCCGAACGTCGGCTGGGGACAGCGTAGGCTGATCACGCTGAAGCACCTGGTGTTCGGCCAGCCGCGGGCGAAACCATCCTGGTCTCAAACAGCAGCTTGAGCCTCCGCTGTTCACCGCATATCCCTTCCCTTTTGCACACTTGTTCTGCTCTATATCCCCCATCAATAGCGTTCAGGTCAAGAGCTCAGAGGTTGATGCCCTTAACCTGTGGTCGTGACGCCCAGTCATTCTCATGGCCGCGGGAATTGGCAATGCTGAACGATCAGCGCCGCATCCACCTGGCCTCTCATGGTAAAACTCGACTTCTAGGACAGGGTTCAGGGCCGATGAAATCAACGTTTTTCGCACCTGATGATCCGAGGAAGCAGGTGGGACACAGGTAGTATGAGCCCGGCGTACACAGGAACGCACATCATGGAGTCAGGCCAGATAACGACCTTTCAGGGGAACACGGGGCAGATGACCAAGCACACCAATTGGGGGGGCAACTATACCTACCGCGCCGCGCGGTGGCACCAGCCTCATACCGTTGAGGACGTTCAAGATGTCGTGCGCCGCTCGGTACAGGTTCGGGTTTTGGGAACACGCCACTCCTTCAACGGAATCGCCGATACGCCCGAAGACCTCATCTCCTTGGAACACTTGAACCGCGTCCTGGCGCTCGACGAGGGACAACGGACGGTCACAGTGGAGGGCGGCGTGCGGTACGGGGAACTGTGCCGATACCTCGACGAGCGCGGCTGGGCACTGCATAACCTCGCCTCCCTGCCCCACATTTCTGTGGCAGGCGCGTGCGCGACTGGCACCCACGGCTCCGGAAATCGCTCACCAGGGCTCGCTTCCGCTGTGACGGCCATGAACCTTGTCACGGCGGGTGGGGAGATGGTCACAGTCTCGCGAGACCAGCATGGAGCGTCTTTTGAAGGCATGGTGGTGGGGCTGGGGGCTCTCGGAGTGGTCACCAGCCTCACATTGAAGGTCGAGCCCACCTATCTGGTGCGGCAGGACGTCTATGAACACCTGCCTCTGGTCCAGTTCACACAGCATTTCGATCAGATGACCGGAAGCGCCGAGAGCGTGAGTTTCTTCACCGACTGGCGTGAGCCCCACTTTCAACAGGTGTGGCTCAAACGCCGCGTTTCCCCGCAAGACGCATTCCAACCGGATGCCGAGTGGTTCGGGGCGACCCTGGCGCAGCGCGACCTTCACCCGATCCACCATCTCTCAGCGGCGCCTTGCACAAAACAGCTCGGTCTCCCGGGGCCTTGGTTTGATCGCCTGCCCCATTTCCGCCTGGAACATACGCCCAGCAACGGCCAGGAAGTGCAAAGCGAATACATTCTGCCCCGCGCGCACGCCCCCGCCGCTGTACACGCCCTCTACGCCCTGAGGGAACGACTGGCTCCTATGCTCCTAATTTCGGAGGTACGCACCATCTCTGCCGACGGGCTCTGGCTCAGCCCGTGTTACCACCAAGATAGCGTGAGCGTTCACTTCACCTGGCACCCGGATGAGCGGGCCGTGCGGGCTTTGCTGCCTGGGATTGAAGAGGTGCTCGCGCCGTTCAGGGCGCGCCCGCACTGGGGGAAGATCTTTACCCTGCCACCTGCCCGGTTGGAAGAACTCTATCCGCGCCTGCCGGACTTCCGGTGCCTGGTAACGACGTGGGATCCGGGGGGTAAGTTCCGCAACGGCTTTTTGGACGCTCATGTGTTCGGGAGCACCTGCAAATAAGGTGTGACATCACCCTGTATTCAGATGCTAAGTGCCGAGGTGCCCTCAGGAGCACGCTTGGGAGGTATGTTGACTGGGCCACTGTTTCATGAGCTCCACCTCGGCGGCGCTCCACAACTAACCTGAGGCGCGCCCGACACAAGGCGGCTGTTCCCCGTATCTCAGCGGCCCTGATCGAACTATTCCCTGAGGATCTGCTGTCCTTCCTCCGACGCCCTTCCCATTGTTCTCTGGAGGGTTGTGTGGCCTTCACTTGCCGCGCAGCAGGTGGAGGGCAGGGGTGGCCTGAGGTTCAAGCCACCCCTGCCGCAACCGCAGACCACGTCTGGAACGCTTGTCTTTGATGCGCTCTTCGGATCAGGGCGGAAACGCTGGTGCGAGTGTACTGGTAAAAGTTCAGAGGTCCGGGCGTGCCGGCTCAACACTTCCTGAGCGCGTTTTCGTCGCTTGAATCCAAGTTGCGTGTTGCAGCGTGCCGTGGAGATGACTTGGGGGGTCGACGTGGATTCAGACGGGTGAGTTCCTGGATCGCCGCCCCGTCACTTCGCCGCCCATCGGTGTGGATGACCTCTGAGACATCAGAGTCTTCCCACCGCCGGGTCAGGAAGGTCTGTGCAGCTCCTCCGTCCCGATGTCTCTGAAGGAGAAGGTCGAGGACGAAGCCCTGGTCATCCATGGCCCTGCACCACCAACGCCGGACGCCATCGACGCTCGGACACACCTGCATCAGAGGCCAGCGGGAACCCCACCCCTGTTCCCGGTGGCGTACATCTTCAGCGAAGAGGGAGGCGAACTTGATCCACCCTTCGCGCAGCGTCTCGTGACTGACCTGTTGGGCCGCGCCCGTGGCGCAAGTCCTGAATGTCCCGGTCACTGGGAGGAAAGCGGTGATCGCGCCAGACGGCGTGCTGGAGGATGATCATGGGGATACGGTGGCGGGAGGGCTGGGCAGCGGTCACGCACAGTCAGCCTCCCCCGATCCGGTTAAGGCAACACCACCGTTTCAGGATGTGCATCGAACCTCCAAATGTCTGTTCACTTGAGGAGGAGGGCCGGGGCGCCGACCCCCAATTCTTGCTTAAGACCTGTTCGACCTCGCCGCCTCAAGTGGAAGAGACTCTG
Proteins encoded:
- a CDS encoding TetR/AcrR family transcriptional regulator — protein: MTALEHRKRLPSADRREQILKVGAALFVERGYEAVTMGDIATALGISRPTIYSYFTSTEGVLDALLDERLDTLLTLLEPLLNTPPETEEGSNRIEAIFELLLRERDTFSLLHSGGGPTFRQRRHDFLNKIGQRLPLVPNPPGQEYATLLLIITTLLDSLVYRAANDPTVNATELARALQKFVQGGARELLQGSVDSVQSKG
- a CDS encoding alpha/beta hydrolase is translated as MSSFPSLGMRLTTLLLRTQPKLLADAQTYRQIKQHRTYPQPASLPDSLQLLTFIREEEVDGQVVYTLKPKAGRSDWHFIYTHGGVFVEALISPHWYIIEQLILHTGATVTVPLYPLTPEHTYRETFPLLTEVYRQVLASTSPEKVILCGDSAGGNLALTQALHYRDLGLPLPGRLLLFSPWLDLSMSNPEMTAIEPHDPMLARPGSREAAKWWAGGDDLRLPLLSPLHADLRGLPPMDVFQGELDILWPDTRRLAQQVQAAGGTLRLHPYPGAFHVFMAATYTPEAQDVFRQIGRLLSYSPRAVKRTGLIKLVSLPPVRLVVYLSERAQQRRNSDAPREGAGKHRPLGILLAVLALWLWQRRK
- a CDS encoding FadR/GntR family transcriptional regulator; its protein translation is MGQPITAPLGRTVEAFRHLSGVSSDALLDAWQELAVTCARLAAERAQPQDLADLRAIAQQYQDLDFQVVTFDTVARLNLGFVRRIVEAAHNPILSLFVDALIDLIYSAAATHPPGPVQMQELVGVHDGLVRALHTGDTEAAARRMHRHLTALRTQISVLEPEPGVTGEESRLQ
- a CDS encoding acyl-CoA dehydrogenase family protein, with product MDFMLNDEERQLEQLARTFTQREIVPAAAALDREKRFPQAIYDQALKLGLLNLTIPEAYGGAGLGCLALTLVTEQFARGCVGVAAVLGINALAADAIIHHGNEEQKNWVLPRLVAGELASYAATEPGAGSDVAGLQTRAVRDGDDYVLSGNKIWISNATHASLFVVFARTGPQPGAAGLSAFIVERDTPGLRVGEPLDKLGQRCAPTSEVFFDGCRVPLTQRIGEEGQGFKIAMDAFDHSRPMVAAFGVGVHARCLEESLAYAQTRQSMGQPIIRHQLVAAKLAEMSTSLDAARLLTYRAAWLIDHGHRNTLAASQAKLFAAESVMQAATEAVQIFGGMGYSTEYPVEKLFRDAKVLQIYEGTSEIQKLVIARELQR
- a CDS encoding 3-hydroxyacyl-CoA dehydrogenase gives rise to the protein MNLKEKTVLVTGAASGLGAGTARMIAAAGGYPLLVDLNVEAGEQLAAALGGLFVRADVTSETDLQRVIQAGQAHFGGLHGAVSCAGIAPAATTAGKHGPHPLDLFERVIRVNLIGTFNVLRLAAQAMLENVPNKEGERGVIVNTASVAAFDGQVGQAAYAASKGGVAGMTLPIARDLARHGIRVMTIAPGIFETPMLAGLPQGVQASLGAQVPFPSRLGRADEFAGLVRHIFENVMLNGETIRLDGAVRMAPR
- a CDS encoding thiolase family protein translates to MNEAVIVEAVRTPYARRGGAYREVRPDALLAYTLQGLMDRAGLDPARIEDVVTGAVTQTGEQGANIGRLAVMMAGFPVHVPAVSLNRMCGSGQQAIHFAAQGVHAGDQTYAIGCGVESMTRSPMFSDIGGGFERLNPELLRKVNLIHQGESAERIADRWKLTRTDLDTYAARSHRRAAAARTRHTELLPAPGVDAAGEPLMLTADEGVRDPVSLDKMASLTPAFRENGVITAGNSSQISDGAAAVLVGDRAAVLADGLQMRARFRARVAVGDDPTLQLMGVIPATHKALKKSGLTLADLDWIEINEAFASVVLAWIREFGADPEKVNPWGGAIAHGHPLGASGAGLTAKMLAGLEATDGTLGLQVMCIGHGMATATIIERL
- a CDS encoding FAD-binding protein, giving the protein MTKHTNWGGNYTYRAARWHQPHTVEDVQDVVRRSVQVRVLGTRHSFNGIADTPEDLISLEHLNRVLALDEGQRTVTVEGGVRYGELCRYLDERGWALHNLASLPHISVAGACATGTHGSGNRSPGLASAVTAMNLVTAGGEMVTVSRDQHGASFEGMVVGLGALGVVTSLTLKVEPTYLVRQDVYEHLPLVQFTQHFDQMTGSAESVSFFTDWREPHFQQVWLKRRVSPQDAFQPDAEWFGATLAQRDLHPIHHLSAAPCTKQLGLPGPWFDRLPHFRLEHTPSNGQEVQSEYILPRAHAPAAVHALYALRERLAPMLLISEVRTISADGLWLSPCYHQDSVSVHFTWHPDERAVRALLPGIEEVLAPFRARPHWGKIFTLPPARLEELYPRLPDFRCLVTTWDPGGKFRNGFLDAHVFGSTCK
- a CDS encoding DDE-type integrase/transposase/recombinase, giving the protein MQVCPSVDGVRRWWCRAMDDQGFVLDLLLQRHRDGGAAQTFLTRRWEDSDVSEVIHTDGRRSDGAAIQELTRLNPRRPPKSSPRHAATRNLDSSDENALRKC